In Paenibacillus sp. FSL R7-0345, a single window of DNA contains:
- a CDS encoding cation diffusion facilitator family transporter — translation MADIYEDIRKGERGAMVSIAAYLVLSAFKLVSGYLFGSSALLADGFNNLTDIVASAAVLVGLRISRKPPDSDHPYGHFRAETIAALLASFIMAVVGIQVIVEAVRSLFEGAKAVPELWSAAVAVVCAAAMMGVYIYNKRLATQINNGALMAAAKDNFSDAMVSIGAAAGIVGAQFGLPWIDSAAAVAVGLLILKTAWDIFRDATYRLTDGFEEARLLDLRSTIARTPGVEGIKDIKARVHGSYVLVDVVVEVDAGISVTEGHRISDSIEEVMSSRHNIMNVHVHVEPKS, via the coding sequence GTGGCCGATATTTATGAGGATATACGCAAAGGTGAACGCGGGGCGATGGTCAGTATTGCCGCCTATCTGGTCTTGTCCGCATTCAAGCTGGTCAGCGGCTATTTATTCGGCTCCAGCGCCCTGCTGGCCGACGGTTTCAACAACCTGACGGATATTGTAGCCTCAGCCGCGGTGCTGGTCGGGCTGCGGATTTCGCGGAAGCCGCCTGATTCCGACCATCCGTACGGGCATTTCCGGGCTGAGACCATAGCCGCCCTGCTGGCGTCCTTTATCATGGCGGTAGTGGGTATACAGGTTATCGTTGAAGCTGTGCGTTCGCTCTTTGAAGGAGCCAAGGCAGTTCCGGAGCTCTGGTCAGCAGCAGTAGCGGTGGTGTGTGCAGCGGCGATGATGGGGGTATATATATATAACAAGAGATTAGCCACGCAGATCAATAATGGTGCCCTGATGGCTGCCGCCAAGGACAATTTCTCCGATGCCATGGTCAGTATCGGTGCGGCAGCGGGGATTGTCGGTGCACAGTTCGGTCTGCCGTGGATCGATTCTGCCGCTGCAGTTGCTGTGGGCCTGCTTATCCTGAAGACAGCCTGGGATATTTTCCGCGATGCCACATACCGGCTGACTGACGGCTTTGAAGAGGCCAGGCTGCTGGATCTGCGCAGTACCATTGCCCGGACTCCGGGAGTAGAGGGGATTAAGGATATCAAAGCCCGGGTTCATGGAAGCTATGTGCTGGTCGATGTCGTTGTGGAGGTCGATGCCGGCATTAGTGTGACAGAAGGCCACCGGATCAGCGACTCCATTGAAGAGGTTATGAGCAGCAGGCATAACATCATGAATGTGCATGTTCATGTCGAACCCAAAAGCTAA
- a CDS encoding C40 family peptidase, translating to MIRSHKQLTASLLVSASIALSWGVFSPEQAFAAQSAPSVTASASLTGVIQASVRLRTSPSTSGSVIKYLAKGDQVVILEETNSYWYKVRTASGEVGYTSSGDQYISVASAPAVTPAVQTAVIQASVRLRETPSTSGKVLGYLSAGDPVVILEETNSYWYRVQTTNGTIGYTSSADQYIRLDGAPAAPAPAPTPVPTPAPAPTPAPTAPAAPAKSAVIDNVIAAGMKYLGTPYEFGSSRSNTSTFDCSDFIRQMFKDALNLTLPADSRQQGTWVRENSTTVTDISSLKRGDLMFFMDYQGSSASAYAGVDRFSERISHVAMYLGDGKILHTYSVSSGGVRVDNLSSSWTNRFLYGGSVIR from the coding sequence ATGATAAGATCACATAAACAGCTAACAGCATCGTTATTGGTCTCGGCATCAATTGCATTATCCTGGGGAGTGTTCAGTCCTGAGCAGGCATTCGCCGCACAATCGGCACCATCTGTAACGGCTTCTGCTTCGCTGACAGGCGTTATTCAAGCTTCGGTTCGTCTGCGCACGAGCCCTTCTACAAGCGGCAGTGTGATTAAATATTTAGCTAAAGGCGATCAAGTAGTTATCCTTGAAGAAACCAACAGCTACTGGTATAAAGTCAGAACGGCCTCCGGTGAAGTCGGATATACGAGCTCGGGCGACCAGTACATCAGCGTAGCTTCCGCACCTGCGGTAACACCTGCTGTACAGACGGCTGTTATTCAGGCGAGTGTCCGGCTGCGTGAAACACCATCAACCAGCGGAAAAGTGCTGGGTTATCTGAGTGCAGGTGATCCGGTGGTTATTTTAGAAGAAACCAATAGCTACTGGTACAGAGTACAGACTACCAACGGCACTATCGGCTATACCAGCTCGGCTGATCAGTATATCCGGCTGGACGGGGCGCCGGCTGCGCCGGCACCAGCTCCTACACCGGTTCCTACACCGGCTCCGGCTCCTACGCCAGCACCAACTGCACCGGCTGCACCGGCAAAGTCAGCTGTTATAGACAATGTCATTGCAGCAGGCATGAAATATCTGGGGACACCGTATGAATTCGGCTCCAGCAGAAGTAATACAAGCACCTTTGACTGCTCGGATTTTATCCGCCAAATGTTTAAGGATGCGCTCAATTTAACCTTGCCGGCCGATTCCCGGCAGCAGGGAACCTGGGTGCGTGAAAACAGCACCACAGTTACTGATATTTCCAGTCTGAAACGCGGCGATCTGATGTTCTTCATGGATTATCAGGGCAGCTCGGCTTCTGCCTATGCAGGAGTGGACAGATTTTCAGAACGGATCTCGCATGTGGCAATGTACCTCGGAGACGGGAAAATTCTGCATACGTATTCTGTATCTTCCGGCGGTGTAAGAGTGGATAATCTTAGCTCGTCCTGGACGAACCGGTTCCTTTACGGAGGTTCGGTCATCCGCTGA
- a CDS encoding response regulator: MKIKAKLLIGFSAMLAIMLALTMIGYDRLNYMSSQLDSFQERYDKGRASSGLRGEVNDMARILTTAMLNADVETIEIQKTEIDNKMIKAEGYRKAIESFLSSADEIEMLNRIETAYAAYMNYQNRAIEMLESGYFQNANTYRNAEGQDIQDEVLNSLNALSDYNANRMTQENASAQAAYERSIQMVALIMAVGLLLGVGIILWVIPSITRGLNVVSMMITSFGSGKMRAIRRIKVNSKDEIGDVARVFQRMAEDIEQKQELEKAYTQAQSDQAWLNGNIARVTELLRGVSSLDRVSQTFISEFTPVLGAQYGALYLKDPHNAKRLLASAFYAGDAEDGLKEYFDFGQGLVGQCASDKIPIKLEKAPDHYINVSSGFGDGHPDHIFIYPVLFEDEVLGVLEFASFTPFTVLQNELLHQLAVNLGIILNNINRRMAVEELLRESQALTEELQCQSEELQTQQEELRRSNENLEEQTDALKRSEELLQRQQGELEHFNIELVAKTRALEEQVQEVEEKKDEIEHARSQLEKQAMQLAVTGKYKSEFLANMSHELRTPLNSLLILSQLLTENKDGNLTEKQIEFAHTIYMSGADLLKMIDEILDLSKVDAGKMELSYEDIPLTELKTFVKQNFAPQAAKKGLSLRLSFDEPLPDSLYTDSHRLKQILRNLLSNAFKFTSEGFVEFSISRAEPGMLPAFLPDEFEYVAIAVKDSGIGIPSDKTEVVFEAFQQVDGTTSRKYGGTGLGLSISRELARLMGGAIGLESREGQGSVFTLYLPVKGHYSLLPGAVEAAAAHEVAALAVEERLTAGPGEAIPVPLNPVQVEDDREELTAEDKVILIIEDDDSFAKILLGMARGRGFKGLVALQGDTGLQMAKTFLPDAIILDIQLPVMDGWSILRELKGASQTRHIPVHVISVNDEVKQGLMMGAMAYLKKPSSRQALDRAFSQIENYTSSTLKHLLIVEDDEIQRRSIMELIGHDDVAITAVSTGEEALSELRKQRYDCMVLDLMLGDMTGFELLDQIRDDEELNDLPIIIYTGKDLDSKEETRLRKYAESIIIKDVRSPERLLDETTLFLHRVEANLPEDKRKILQKLHNKEELFDGKKILLVDDDIRNVFALSSVLEGYQMEVKFAENGREALDLLVEHNDFDLVLMDMMMPEMDGYEAMRRIREMPQYQKLPIIALTAKAMKEDRAKCIEAGASDYMKKPISTDQLLSLMRVWLYS; the protein is encoded by the coding sequence ATGAAAATAAAAGCCAAGCTGCTGATCGGCTTCAGTGCAATGCTGGCCATTATGCTGGCCTTGACAATGATTGGCTACGATCGGCTGAACTATATGAGCAGTCAGCTTGACAGCTTCCAGGAGAGATACGATAAGGGCCGTGCATCCTCCGGACTGCGCGGCGAAGTCAATGATATGGCCCGCATTTTGACCACGGCAATGCTTAATGCCGATGTAGAGACAATAGAGATTCAGAAAACCGAGATAGACAATAAGATGATAAAAGCAGAAGGATACCGGAAGGCCATTGAGTCTTTCCTTTCCTCTGCCGATGAAATAGAGATGCTGAACCGGATAGAGACTGCTTATGCCGCCTACATGAATTACCAGAACAGGGCGATTGAGATGCTCGAATCCGGCTATTTCCAGAATGCCAACACTTACCGGAACGCTGAGGGACAGGACATCCAGGACGAAGTGCTTAACAGCCTGAATGCACTGTCAGATTATAATGCCAACCGGATGACGCAGGAGAATGCTTCAGCCCAGGCTGCTTATGAAAGATCCATCCAGATGGTAGCCTTGATCATGGCTGTCGGGCTGCTGCTCGGGGTCGGTATTATTCTATGGGTGATTCCGAGCATTACACGCGGCCTTAATGTTGTATCCATGATGATCACCAGCTTTGGCAGCGGGAAGATGCGGGCGATCCGCCGGATCAAGGTTAACTCCAAGGATGAGATTGGCGATGTGGCACGTGTCTTTCAGCGGATGGCTGAGGATATTGAGCAGAAGCAGGAGCTTGAAAAAGCATACACCCAGGCCCAGAGCGACCAGGCTTGGCTTAATGGCAATATTGCGCGTGTGACAGAGCTTCTGCGGGGTGTCAGCTCGCTGGACCGCGTATCACAGACCTTTATCAGTGAGTTCACCCCGGTGCTTGGCGCACAATATGGGGCGCTTTATCTGAAAGACCCTCATAACGCTAAACGGCTTCTGGCCAGTGCCTTCTATGCCGGTGATGCCGAGGACGGCCTCAAGGAGTATTTCGACTTCGGCCAGGGGCTCGTCGGGCAGTGTGCTTCAGATAAAATACCGATTAAGCTGGAAAAGGCGCCTGATCATTATATCAACGTGTCCTCCGGCTTCGGGGACGGGCACCCGGATCATATTTTCATTTATCCTGTATTGTTTGAGGATGAGGTTCTCGGGGTGCTCGAGTTTGCGTCCTTTACACCATTTACAGTTCTGCAGAATGAATTGCTTCATCAATTGGCGGTCAATCTCGGTATTATTCTAAATAATATTAACCGCAGAATGGCGGTTGAAGAGCTCCTGCGCGAATCACAGGCACTGACGGAAGAATTGCAGTGCCAGTCAGAGGAGCTGCAGACCCAGCAGGAAGAGCTGCGCCGTTCCAATGAGAACCTGGAAGAGCAGACGGATGCGCTGAAGCGTTCTGAGGAGCTCCTGCAGCGGCAGCAGGGCGAGCTGGAGCATTTCAATATTGAGCTGGTCGCCAAGACCCGCGCCCTTGAGGAGCAGGTCCAGGAGGTCGAGGAGAAGAAGGATGAAATTGAGCATGCCCGCAGCCAGCTGGAGAAGCAGGCAATGCAGCTTGCTGTTACAGGAAAATACAAATCAGAGTTTCTGGCGAATATGTCCCACGAGCTGCGGACTCCGCTGAACAGTCTGCTTATTCTTTCCCAGCTGCTTACGGAGAATAAAGACGGCAACCTGACAGAGAAACAGATAGAATTCGCCCATACCATTTATATGTCGGGCGCTGACCTGCTGAAGATGATCGATGAAATTCTCGATTTGTCCAAAGTGGATGCCGGCAAGATGGAGCTGAGCTACGAGGATATTCCGCTTACTGAGCTTAAAACGTTCGTGAAACAGAACTTTGCGCCGCAGGCGGCCAAGAAGGGGCTGTCTCTGCGACTTTCCTTTGATGAGCCGCTGCCGGACAGCCTGTACACGGACAGCCACCGGCTCAAGCAGATACTGCGTAATCTGCTGTCCAATGCCTTCAAATTCACGAGCGAAGGCTTCGTGGAATTCTCAATCAGCCGTGCTGAACCAGGCATGCTGCCTGCGTTCCTGCCGGATGAGTTCGAATATGTAGCCATTGCTGTCAAGGACAGCGGTATCGGGATTCCGTCTGATAAGACAGAGGTTGTATTCGAGGCGTTCCAGCAGGTAGATGGGACAACCAGCCGCAAATACGGCGGGACAGGCCTGGGACTATCGATCAGCCGCGAGCTGGCCCGTCTGATGGGCGGAGCGATCGGACTGGAATCGCGGGAAGGACAAGGCAGCGTATTTACTCTTTACCTGCCTGTAAAAGGCCATTACAGTCTCCTTCCGGGAGCCGTGGAAGCGGCGGCAGCCCATGAGGTAGCCGCTTTGGCTGTGGAGGAGCGGCTGACGGCCGGACCTGGAGAGGCCATACCTGTACCGCTTAACCCGGTACAGGTTGAAGATGACCGCGAGGAGCTTACGGCAGAAGATAAGGTCATCCTGATTATTGAGGATGATGACAGCTTCGCCAAAATTCTGCTCGGCATGGCCCGCGGGCGCGGCTTTAAAGGCCTGGTAGCCCTGCAAGGGGATACCGGGCTGCAGATGGCCAAAACCTTCCTGCCTGACGCGATCATCCTGGACATCCAGCTGCCTGTTATGGATGGCTGGTCCATCCTTAGAGAGCTGAAGGGTGCTTCACAGACACGCCATATTCCGGTGCATGTCATCTCGGTTAATGATGAGGTGAAGCAGGGGCTGATGATGGGAGCGATGGCCTATCTGAAGAAGCCGTCCTCCAGACAGGCGCTGGACCGTGCCTTTTCCCAGATTGAGAACTACACGTCCAGTACCTTGAAGCATCTTCTGATTGTTGAGGACGATGAGATCCAGCGGCGCTCTATTATGGAGCTGATCGGTCACGACGATGTTGCCATTACTGCAGTATCCACCGGTGAGGAAGCGCTGAGCGAGCTTCGCAAGCAGCGGTACGATTGCATGGTGCTTGACCTGATGCTGGGCGATATGACCGGCTTTGAGCTGCTGGATCAGATCCGTGATGATGAGGAGCTTAATGATCTGCCGATTATCATTTATACCGGCAAGGATCTGGACAGCAAGGAAGAGACGCGGCTGCGGAAATATGCCGAATCCATTATTATCAAGGATGTCCGTTCACCGGAGCGCCTGCTGGATGAGACCACCCTTTTCCTGCACCGTGTGGAGGCGAATCTGCCGGAGGATAAGCGTAAAATTCTGCAAAAGCTGCACAATAAGGAGGAGCTCTTTGACGGCAAAAAGATACTGCTCGTTGATGACGACATCCGTAACGTCTTTGCCCTCTCAAGCGTGCTTGAAGGATACCAGATGGAAGTGAAGTTCGCGGAGAACGGCCGTGAAGCACTGGATCTGCTGGTTGAGCATAATGATTTCGATCTGGTGCTGATGGATATGATGATGCCGGAAATGGACGGGTATGAAGCGATGCGCCGGATCCGTGAGATGCCGCAGTATCAGAAGCTGCCGATTATTGCGCTCACCGCCAAAGCAATGAAAGAGGACCGGGCCAAGTGTATTGAGGCCGGAGCCTCTGATTATATGAAGAAGCCGATCAGCACAGATCAGCTTCTATCCCTAATGCGTGTATGGCTGTATTCGTAA
- a CDS encoding DUF948 domain-containing protein: MIIELSVALVAVAFAVLVFFLIKTLNSAKESLDKVSQTLQEVQKTVDELTYEIKTTVRHANDITADVQGKIQKIDPIVDSVKNLGDVMNELTLTVKQVSVTVIEKYRKSRELKQKAGAVSIDEKPLSPAEERTVKSYDAAYAKEAPGKIGVALKGIDAAAAIWQKFRH; the protein is encoded by the coding sequence ATGATCATTGAACTTAGCGTAGCATTGGTTGCTGTCGCATTCGCCGTACTCGTCTTCTTTTTAATTAAAACATTGAACTCAGCAAAGGAATCCCTCGACAAAGTCAGCCAGACTCTGCAGGAAGTGCAGAAGACAGTAGATGAGCTTACCTACGAGATCAAGACAACCGTAAGGCATGCCAATGATATTACTGCAGATGTGCAGGGTAAAATCCAGAAGATTGATCCTATTGTCGATTCCGTCAAAAATCTCGGCGATGTTATGAACGAGCTGACACTGACTGTCAAGCAGGTTTCAGTTACAGTGATTGAGAAATACCGCAAGTCCCGTGAGCTGAAGCAGAAGGCAGGGGCTGTGTCAATCGATGAGAAGCCGCTGTCTCCGGCAGAAGAACGTACGGTGAAATCCTATGACGCTGCATACGCCAAAGAAGCGCCGGGAAAAATAGGAGTGGCGCTGAAGGGTATAGATGCCGCAGCTGCAATCTGGCAGAAATTCCGTCATTAA
- a CDS encoding MBL fold metallo-hydrolase gives MAKIRYNNIDNVGVDKTLKELRQWREERRTKQKDYTYKVPNYPPELTYLTGNRLDTTITWIGHSTFFMQYEGLNIITDPIWARRLGFEKRIGQPGIPLNEVPPVDLILISHSHYDHLHFPSIRKLYKAATKIVVPAGLKRKMLRKGFPNCYEMHWWEELILGPVKLTFVPTQHWTRRTPFDTNSSHWGGYVLQPAEPGKHPEGGKDGQKRKLPPNLYFAGDSGFFPGFKDIGSRFKLHIALMPIGAYEPEWFMSSQHVNPEEAVQAFLDVGAEMMIPMHFGTFRLADDTAREALDRMELARKAQGISPERIRTLGYGETLIVHPEERYSGQ, from the coding sequence ATGGCTAAAATAAGATATAACAATATTGATAATGTCGGTGTGGACAAAACGCTAAAGGAACTGCGCCAGTGGCGCGAGGAGCGCCGGACGAAACAGAAGGACTACACTTACAAAGTACCGAATTATCCGCCGGAGCTGACCTATCTAACGGGAAACCGGCTGGATACGACGATAACCTGGATCGGGCATTCCACCTTTTTCATGCAATATGAGGGTCTGAACATTATTACCGACCCGATCTGGGCGCGCCGGCTCGGATTCGAGAAACGGATCGGCCAGCCGGGGATTCCCCTGAACGAGGTGCCGCCGGTGGATCTGATCCTGATCTCGCATTCCCATTATGATCATCTGCATTTCCCGTCGATACGCAAGCTGTATAAGGCGGCTACCAAAATAGTTGTACCGGCCGGCCTCAAGCGGAAAATGCTCCGCAAGGGCTTTCCGAACTGCTATGAGATGCATTGGTGGGAGGAGCTTATCCTGGGACCGGTCAAGCTGACCTTTGTGCCGACCCAGCACTGGACCCGGCGGACGCCTTTTGATACCAACAGCTCCCACTGGGGCGGGTATGTGCTTCAGCCTGCCGAGCCGGGCAAGCATCCGGAAGGGGGGAAGGACGGGCAGAAGCGCAAGCTGCCGCCGAACCTGTATTTTGCCGGAGACAGCGGCTTCTTTCCGGGCTTCAAAGATATCGGCAGCCGCTTCAAGCTGCATATTGCCCTGATGCCGATCGGTGCCTACGAGCCGGAGTGGTTCATGAGCTCGCAGCATGTGAATCCAGAGGAAGCAGTACAGGCTTTTCTGGATGTAGGTGCGGAAATGATGATTCCGATGCATTTCGGCACCTTCCGGCTGGCCGACGATACGGCGCGGGAGGCACTGGACCGGATGGAGCTGGCCCGCAAGGCCCAGGGGATCAGCCCCGAACGGATACGCACTCTGGGTTATGGAGAGACATTAATTGTGCATCCGGAGGAGCGTTATTCGGGGCAATAA
- a CDS encoding general stress protein: MGSIGAQSYAKLLENGVQAIEEVNRLRDSGYTKDNIYVISHDQDRENRIVDAANTNEVGLGEEGLFGSIANLFRSRGDALRSKITALGFSAAEAGFYEKELDAGKVLVIAKKYPQ; the protein is encoded by the coding sequence ATGGGTTCAATCGGGGCACAGTCGTATGCCAAGCTTTTGGAGAACGGTGTTCAGGCGATAGAAGAAGTGAACCGTCTGCGCGACAGCGGTTACACCAAGGATAACATTTATGTTATCAGTCATGATCAGGACCGTGAAAACCGCATTGTAGATGCGGCGAACACAAATGAGGTCGGCTTAGGCGAAGAAGGATTGTTTGGCTCTATCGCCAATCTTTTCCGGTCACGCGGAGATGCTTTGCGTTCCAAGATAACAGCACTTGGCTTTAGCGCGGCTGAAGCGGGATTTTATGAGAAAGAACTGGATGCGGGTAAGGTGCTTGTCATTGCCAAGAAATATCCGCAATAA
- a CDS encoding DUF1328 domain-containing protein: protein MLKWSVILLVIALIAGVFGFFNIVGAAVGIAKVLFFIFLILFIVSLFTGQRGRSM, encoded by the coding sequence ATGCTGAAATGGTCGGTAATTCTGCTGGTGATCGCACTCATCGCCGGTGTGTTCGGATTCTTTAATATCGTAGGAGCGGCAGTCGGTATCGCCAAGGTTTTGTTCTTTATCTTCCTGATCCTGTTCATTGTCTCCCTCTTTACCGGACAGCGCGGAAGGTCAATGTAA
- a CDS encoding fused response regulator/phosphatase — MKILIVDDNPTNVIIIREILKKEDYKNFITASSAKEMLKILGIASGNDTARPRHSDVDLILLDMMMPEMDGIEACRVVQQYEHLRDIPIIMVTAVGDSKKLAEALDAGAGDYVTKPINKVELMARIRLALRLKREKDWHNERDQRIKDELKLAALVQNAVLSLPIMEEAFEVHAIYQPSFELAGDLYAWFPLGEGRYAVILLDMMGHGISSSLFCMFLASVLKDTVTTYVEPEKVIQELNRRFNQLYIEKQLVQYYFTAIYMVIDTRMKRIDYVNAGHPPGLFFEGGAKEPVLLESNCHPVGLFDRIDIQPQSLSFEEEGHLVLYTDGLLEMAEGDQEDQLKFMTGHLNRGHEWHEEAMRDVFFIDEPDLERDDDKCLVWITLGKGTEQ, encoded by the coding sequence TTGAAAATATTAATTGTAGATGACAATCCTACCAACGTAATTATAATCCGTGAAATCCTGAAGAAGGAAGATTACAAGAACTTTATAACGGCATCGTCCGCGAAGGAGATGCTGAAGATTCTGGGGATCGCCTCCGGGAATGATACGGCGCGGCCGCGCCATTCGGATGTTGATCTGATTCTGCTTGATATGATGATGCCGGAGATGGATGGAATTGAAGCCTGCCGCGTCGTACAGCAATATGAACATCTGCGTGATATCCCTATTATAATGGTGACTGCGGTAGGAGATTCCAAAAAACTGGCTGAAGCGCTTGATGCAGGAGCCGGCGATTATGTTACGAAACCGATAAATAAGGTTGAACTGATGGCCCGGATCCGTCTGGCGCTGCGTCTGAAGCGGGAGAAGGACTGGCATAACGAACGGGACCAGCGGATAAAGGACGAGCTGAAGCTTGCCGCACTCGTGCAGAATGCGGTGCTGAGCCTGCCGATTATGGAAGAGGCCTTTGAGGTGCATGCCATTTACCAGCCTTCCTTTGAACTGGCCGGCGATCTGTATGCCTGGTTTCCGCTGGGCGAAGGAAGGTATGCCGTAATTCTGCTGGATATGATGGGCCACGGCATCTCCTCTTCACTGTTCTGTATGTTCCTGGCTTCCGTGCTGAAGGATACGGTGACTACCTATGTGGAACCGGAAAAGGTGATCCAGGAGCTGAACCGCCGTTTCAATCAGCTGTACATTGAGAAGCAACTGGTCCAGTATTACTTTACGGCTATCTATATGGTGATCGATACCCGGATGAAGCGCATCGATTATGTGAATGCCGGACATCCGCCGGGGCTGTTTTTCGAGGGAGGAGCCAAAGAGCCTGTACTCCTCGAAAGCAACTGCCACCCTGTAGGCCTGTTTGACCGGATTGACATTCAGCCGCAGAGCCTCAGCTTTGAGGAAGAGGGACATCTGGTGTTGTATACGGACGGGCTGCTCGAAATGGCAGAGGGCGACCAGGAGGACCAGCTTAAATTTATGACCGGACATTTAAACAGAGGGCATGAATGGCATGAGGAAGCGATGCGTGACGTCTTCTTTATAGACGAGCCTGACCTTGAACGCGATGACGATAAATGCCTGGTGTGGATTACACTGGGGAAAGGAACTGAACAGTAA
- a CDS encoding ATP-binding cassette domain-containing protein, which produces MISTSGVTLRYGKRALFEDVNIKFTPGNCYGLIGANGAGKSTFLKILSGEIEANIGDVHITPGERLAILKQNHFEYDEYQVLETVIMGHTRLYEIMKEKDALYAKSDFTEADGLRAGELEGEFAELNGWDAEPDAAAMLIGLGIMREMHDKKMAELSGNEKVRVLLAQALFGRPNNLLLDEPTNHLDLESIGWLENFLMDYEGTVIVVSHDRHFLNKVCTHIADIDFGKIQMYVGNYDFWYESSQLAQTLQRDANKKKEDKIKELQAFIQRFSANASKSKQATSRKKQLEKITLDDIRPSNRKYPFLNFKPEREAGKQLLTVTGLSKTVEGEKMLDEFSIVVNKGDKIAFVGPYSQPKSLLFDILMGEKEADSGEYSWGVTTTQAYFPKDNSSYFDGVNLNLVEWLRQYSKDQDETFLRGFLGRMLFAGEEALKKASVLSGGEKVRCMLAKMMLNGANVLVFDEPTNHLDLESITALNNGLIDFDGTILFTSHDHQFIQTIANRIIEITPTGVIDRSMSYDEYLENPEIKELRQRMYPVEV; this is translated from the coding sequence ATGATTAGCACAAGCGGCGTAACACTCCGCTACGGAAAACGCGCACTTTTTGAAGATGTAAACATAAAATTCACACCAGGAAACTGCTATGGCCTGATCGGGGCGAACGGTGCCGGTAAATCTACTTTTCTGAAAATCCTGTCCGGCGAGATTGAAGCCAATATCGGGGATGTGCATATCACTCCGGGCGAACGTCTGGCAATCCTGAAACAGAACCATTTCGAGTACGATGAATATCAGGTGCTGGAAACGGTAATTATGGGTCACACCCGCCTTTATGAAATTATGAAGGAGAAGGATGCCCTGTACGCCAAAAGCGACTTCACGGAAGCTGACGGCCTGCGCGCCGGTGAGCTTGAAGGTGAATTCGCCGAGCTGAACGGCTGGGATGCCGAGCCGGATGCAGCAGCAATGCTGATCGGCCTGGGCATTATGCGTGAAATGCACGACAAAAAGATGGCCGAACTCAGCGGCAACGAGAAGGTCCGGGTATTGCTTGCTCAAGCCCTGTTCGGCCGTCCGAACAACCTGCTGCTCGATGAGCCTACCAACCACTTGGATCTGGAATCCATCGGCTGGCTGGAGAACTTCCTCATGGATTATGAAGGTACTGTTATCGTGGTATCCCATGACCGTCACTTCCTGAACAAGGTCTGCACGCATATTGCGGATATCGACTTCGGCAAAATTCAGATGTATGTCGGCAACTACGACTTCTGGTATGAGTCCAGCCAGCTGGCTCAGACCCTGCAGCGTGATGCCAACAAGAAGAAGGAAGATAAGATCAAGGAGCTGCAGGCGTTTATCCAGCGCTTCTCGGCCAATGCTTCCAAATCCAAGCAGGCGACTTCCCGTAAGAAGCAGCTGGAAAAAATTACACTGGACGATATCCGTCCGTCCAACCGTAAATATCCGTTCCTCAACTTCAAGCCGGAACGCGAAGCCGGTAAGCAGCTGCTTACGGTTACTGGCCTGAGCAAGACAGTTGAAGGTGAGAAAATGCTGGATGAATTCAGCATTGTAGTGAACAAAGGCGACAAGATTGCTTTTGTCGGCCCTTATTCCCAGCCGAAGTCACTGCTGTTTGATATTCTGATGGGCGAGAAGGAAGCCGACAGCGGTGAATACTCATGGGGCGTAACAACTACCCAGGCTTATTTCCCGAAAGACAACTCCAGCTATTTCGACGGTGTGAACCTGAACCTCGTGGAATGGCTGCGCCAGTACTCCAAGGATCAGGATGAAACCTTCCTGCGCGGATTCCTGGGCCGGATGCTGTTTGCCGGTGAAGAAGCGCTGAAGAAGGCAAGCGTGCTGTCCGGGGGAGAAAAGGTCCGCTGTATGCTGGCCAAAATGATGCTGAACGGCGCGAACGTGCTTGTATTCGATGAGCCGACGAACCACTTGGATCTGGAATCGATCACTGCGCTCAATAACGGGCTGATTGATTTTGACGGAACCATTCTCTTTACTTCCCATGACCATCAGTTCATTCAGACCATCGCCAACCGGATTATCGAAATTACGCCTACCGGCGTAATCGACCGCTCGATGAGCTATGATGAGTATCTGGAGAATCCGGAAATTAAGGAACTGCGCCAGCGCATGTATCCAGTCGAAGTATAA